From Nicotiana tabacum cultivar K326 chromosome 22, ASM71507v2, whole genome shotgun sequence, one genomic window encodes:
- the LOC107826686 gene encoding cullin-1: protein MAMSQMKIIELEEGWEFMQKGVTKLKKILEGQQDSFNSEEYMMLYTTIYNMCTQKPPHDYSQQLYEKYKEAFEEYINSTVLPALRERHDEFMLREFVKRWTNHKLMVRWLSRFFYYLDRYFIARRSLPALNEVGLTCFRDLVYQELNSKARDAVIVLIDQEREGEQIDRALPKNVLDIFVGIGMGQMEYYENDFEDAMLKDTAAYYSRKASSWIVEDSCPDYMLKAEECLKKERDRVSHYLHVSSETKLLEKVQNELLVVYTNQLLEKEHSGCRALLRDDKVEDLSRMYRLFHRIPKGLEPVANMFKQHVTSEGMVLVQQAEDTASNKAESSGSGEQVFVRKLIELHDKYMAYVTECFTNNSLFHKALKEAFEVFCNKIVSGCSSAELLASYCDNILKKGGSEKLSDDAIEETLDKVVKLLAYISDKDLFAEFYRKKLSRRLLFDKSANDDHERLILTKLKQQCGGQFTSKMEGMVTDLTLARENQNHFQEYLSNNPAASPGIDLTVTVLTTGFWPSYKSSDLSLPVEMVKCVEVFKEFYQTKTKHRKLTWIYSLGTCNINGKFVPKTIELIVGTYQAAALLLFNASDRLSYSEIKSQLNLADDDLVRLLHSLSCAKYKILTKEPSNRTVSPSDHFEFNSKFTDRMRRIRVPLPPADERKKVVEDVDKDRRYAIDACIVRIMKSRKVLPHQQLVLECVEQLSRMFKPDFKAIKKRIEDLITRDYLERDKENPNLFKYLA from the exons ATGGCAATGAGCCAGATGAAGATTATTGAGTTGGAGGAAGGATGGGAGTTTATGCAAAAGGGAGTCAcaaagttgaagaaaattttaGAAGGACAACAAGATTCTTTCAACTCTGAAGAGTACATGATGCTTTACACAactatatataatatgtgtacgCAGAAGCCCCCGCATGATTACTCACAACAGCTGTATGAGAAGTACAAGGAAGCTTTTGAAGAATACATCAATTCTACT GTTCTGCCTGCTTTAAGAGAGAGGCATGATGAGTTTATGTTGAGGGAGTTTGTGAAAAGATGGACGAATCATAAACTTATGGTCAGGTGGCTCTCACGGTTCTTCTATTATCTCGACCGGTATTTTATTGCCCGAAGGTCGCTACCTGCACTTAACGAAGTTGGTCTGACGTGCTTCCGCGATTTG GTTTATCAGGAGTTGAACAGTAAAGCTAGAGATGCAGTTATTGTGTTG ATTGATCAAGAACGTGAGGGTGAGCAGATTGACAGGGCCTTACCGAAGAACGTGCTTGATATATTTGTTGGAATTGGAATGGGGCAAATGGAGTATTATGAAAATGACTTTGAGGATGCAATGCTTAAAGATACCGCAGCTTATTATTCTCGGAAAGCTTCAAGTTGGATTGTGGAAGATTCTTGTCCAGATTATATGTTGAAG GCGGAGGAGTGCTTGAAGAAAGAGAGGGATAGAGTGTCTCATTATCTCCACGTTAGTAGTGAGACAAAACTTTTGGAG AAAGTGCAAAATGAATTATTAGTTGTATATACCAATCAGTTACTTGAGAAGGAGCATTCTGGATGCCGAGCTTTGCTTAGAGATGATAAG GTAGAGGATTTATCTCGAATGTATAGGCTATTCCACAGAATTCCTAAGGGATTGGAACCTGTTGCAAATATGTTTAAACAG CATGTCACTTCTGAAGGCATGGTCTTGGTGCAACAGGCTGAAGATACGGCAAGTAACAAG GCTGAAAGTTCGGGCTCAGGGGAGCAG GTCTTCGTTAGGAAGTTGATTGAGCTCCACGACAAGTATATGGCTTATGTTACAGAGTGTTTTACTAATAACTCTCTCTTTCATAAG GCTCTGAAGGAGGCATTTGAGGTCTTCTGTAACAAGATTGTGTCAGGTTGTTCAAGTGCAGAGCTCCTTGCTTCTTATTGTGATAATATTCTTAAGAAAGGTGGGAGTGAAAAGCTCAGTGATGACGCTATTGAGGAGACATTGGATAAG GTGGTCAAGCTTCTCGCATACATCAGTGACAAAGACCTCTTTGCGGAGTTCTACAG GAAGAAGCTTTCTCGTCGATTGCTCTTTGATAAAAGTGCCAATGATGACCATGAAAGGCTTATCTTAACAAAGCTGAAGCAGCAGTGTGGTGGACAGTTTACATCTAAGATGGAGGGAATG GTGACAGACTTGACATTGGCTAGGGAAAATCAGAACCACTTTCAGGAATATCTCAGCAACAACCCTGCAGCAAGTCCTGGAATCGATTTAACTGTCACAGTTCTTACAACTGGATTCTGGCCTAGTTATAAATCTTCTGATTTGAGTCTCCCAGTGGAAATG GTAAAGTGTGTGGAAGTCTTCAAGGAATTCTATCAGACGAAAACAAAACACAGGAAATTGACATGGATTTATTCATTGGGTACATGTAACATAAATGGGAAGTTTGTGCCTAAAACCATCGAACTGATTGTGGGAACTTATCAG GCTGCTGCTCTGTTACTGTTTAATGCTTCAGATAGATTGAGTTACTCAGAAATCAAGAGTCAATTAAATTTGGCGGATGATGACTTGGTCAGATTGCTTCATTCCCTTTCATGTGCCAAGTATAAAATTCTGACTAAGGAGCCTAGCAATAGAACTGTCTCACCATCTGATCATTTTGAGTTCAACTCCAAGTTCACTGACAGGATGAGGAGGATTAGG GTCCCATTGCCTCCTGCGGATGAAAGGAAAAAGGTGGTTGAGGATGTGGACAAAGATAGACGTTATGCAATTGATGCCTGTATCGTGCGCATTATGAAGAGTCGGAAGGTTCTTCCTCATCAACAGCTGGTGTTAGAGTGTGTTGAGCAGTTGAGCCGAATGTTTAAG CCTGATTTCAAAGCAATCAAAAAGCGAATTGAAGATCTTATCACTCGGGATTACTTGGAAAGAGACAAAGAGAACCCGAACTTGTTTAAGTACTTAGCCTGA